ATTCGTGCGCCTGCAAGGCTGGGCCAATCGCTGGGTCGCCGCCTTAGCCGTTCTGTTTGGCTGGGTCACGCTGACCGCAGGCATCCAGTATGTGCTACGCACGGCCGGGCAAAAGAGTGCTGCGCTTCAGATTCCCATAGAAGCGCTTTATCTTTGTGTGCCGGTCTGTGGCACGCTTTTCATTCTGCACGGGGCAGCCCTGCTTCTTGTGCAACCGAATCCCGCCGAGGCAACCGCATGAGT
The sequence above is drawn from the Sulfitobacter sp. HNIBRBA3233 genome and encodes:
- a CDS encoding TRAP transporter small permease subunit — encoded protein: FVRLQGWANRWVAALAVLFGWVTLTAGIQYVLRTAGQKSAALQIPIEALYLCVPVCGTLFILHGAALLLVQPNPAEATA